The window GCCGAGTGCGAGGTCAAGCAACGGGCAGGAGACGAAGTTGCTGAGTGAGCTGGAGGAAATGGCGAGGGTGATCGAGCCGGGCGCGAAGCTTGCGCTGCCGGTCGACTATGCCGGCGTTTCAATGGCCATGACGCGGCCGATCATCGAACGGGGCGCGCGCGATCTGCATCTGATCTGCGTTCCGACCGGCGGTCTTCAGGTCGACCAGCTCATCGGCGCGGGTCTTGTCGCGACGGTGGAGACGAGCGCCGTTTCGCTCGGCGAGGCCGGCGGCGCGCCGCGCTTCAATCAGGCGGCGAAGGACGGCACGATCAGGCTGATGGACGCCACATGCCCGGCCATCCATGCCGGCTTGATGGCGGCGCAGAAGGGCAGTCCCTTTCTGCCGATGCGCGGCCTGATCGGCACCGATGTGCTGACCAACCGCAAGGATTGGCGCCTCATCGACAATCCTTTTTCCGAGACGGACGACCCGATCGTGCTGGTGCCGGCGATCCACCCGGACGTTGCCGTCTTCCATGCGCCCATGGCCGACCGCTTCGGCAATGTGTGGATCGGCCGCCGCCGCGAGTTGGCGGCCATGGCCTATGCGTCGAAAGTCACGCTGGTCACGGTCGAACGTGTCGTGGAGGAGAATCTGCTTGCCGACGAAATGAGCGCCGCCGGTACGCTGCCCGCCCTCTATGTCGATTCCATCGCTTGCGCGCCGAAGGGGGCTTGGCCCTATGGGCTGTGGGGCGAGTATCCGACCGACACGGCAGAGCTTCTGCGCTATGCAACCATGGCGCGCACGGACGAGGGATTTCTCGACTACATGGCTTCTTCGCTGCCGGAGCCCGCGCAATGAGCGAGGTTCTTCCGCGCGAAATCCTCATCTGCACCATCGCCAAACTGCTCGACGGCGTGCGCCACGTCGCGGTCGGGGCATCGTCGCCGATCCCCGCCGCTGGCGCGATGCTCTTGCGCGCGCTGAAGGAAAAAGCCGGCGCGCCACGCGTGCGCATCTCCATACTCGGCTCGGTGGAGCACAATTTCTTCACCAACGGATCGGCCGAGCTTTTCGACTGTGCCGGGCAGGGGCGTATCGACGCATTCTTCCTGGGCGGCGGGCAGATCGACGGGCACGCCAATGTCAATCTGGTGGGTGTCGGGGAATATCCGCAGACCAAGGTGCGCTGGCCCGGCTCCTTCGGCGCGGCCTATCTCTATTTCGTGGTGCCACGTGTCATCCTCTTTCGCGAGGAGCACAGTCCCCGCGTCTTCGTGGACAAGGTCGATTTCATCAGTGCGCCCGGCGTCAGCGAGGACGGCGTCTATCGCACCGGCGGCCCCTATGCGCTTCTGACCGGCAAGGGTCTGTTCAGCTTCGACGGCAAGAAGCCTGGCTTCCGGCTGGAAAGCGTGCATCCCGGCCACGATCTGGCCGAGATCGAGGCCGCG is drawn from Mesorhizobium sp. CAU 1732 and contains these coding sequences:
- a CDS encoding CoA transferase, whose protein sequence is MSEVLPREILICTIAKLLDGVRHVAVGASSPIPAAGAMLLRALKEKAGAPRVRISILGSVEHNFFTNGSAELFDCAGQGRIDAFFLGGGQIDGHANVNLVGVGEYPQTKVRWPGSFGAAYLYFVVPRVILFREEHSPRVFVDKVDFISAPGVSEDGVYRTGGPYALLTGKGLFSFDGKKPGFRLESVHPGHDLAEIEAATGFAFDHDAVPASTPLPDADVLALLRGRVLDELSETYPDFAGQLLEDLKDRSMPAA
- a CDS encoding CoA transferase, whose product is MARVIEPGAKLALPVDYAGVSMAMTRPIIERGARDLHLICVPTGGLQVDQLIGAGLVATVETSAVSLGEAGGAPRFNQAAKDGTIRLMDATCPAIHAGLMAAQKGSPFLPMRGLIGTDVLTNRKDWRLIDNPFSETDDPIVLVPAIHPDVAVFHAPMADRFGNVWIGRRRELAAMAYASKVTLVTVERVVEENLLADEMSAAGTLPALYVDSIACAPKGAWPYGLWGEYPTDTAELLRYATMARTDEGFLDYMASSLPEPAQ